Proteins encoded in a region of the Elusimicrobiaceae bacterium genome:
- a CDS encoding TIGR00730 family Rossman fold protein, translating into MLSKKVKNQLRKSRVFQPEKHIDKEKMVAALHAAPSYRKAYHDQDFMSMEELRPMRFQLELLKPEMTLSEYGVDSTIVVFGSARICSKETALARIRELTKACQLQPDNKILCNKLLGAKNLLKMAKYYEVAREFGHLVAQNTKGKFMIVTGGGPGIMEAANRGSYEAGVKSIGLNITLPHEQGPNPYVSPDFAFRFHYFAIRKMHFMMRSKALVVFPGGFGTFDELFEAMTLVQTEKKRRFPIILVGKKYWTDVINFKKLVDYGVINAEDVNLFRFAETGKEAWNIIAEHHDL; encoded by the coding sequence ATGCTTTCAAAAAAAGTGAAAAACCAGCTCAGGAAAAGCCGGGTGTTTCAGCCGGAAAAACATATAGACAAGGAGAAAATGGTGGCCGCGCTGCATGCCGCTCCGTCATACCGCAAAGCGTACCACGACCAGGACTTCATGAGCATGGAAGAACTGCGCCCCATGCGTTTTCAGCTGGAACTGCTCAAGCCCGAAATGACGCTTTCGGAATACGGAGTGGATTCCACCATCGTAGTGTTCGGCAGCGCGCGCATCTGCTCGAAGGAAACCGCTCTTGCCCGGATTCGCGAACTGACAAAAGCCTGCCAGCTTCAGCCGGACAATAAAATTCTCTGCAACAAGCTGCTGGGCGCGAAAAACCTGCTGAAGATGGCGAAATATTATGAGGTTGCGCGCGAGTTCGGTCATCTGGTGGCTCAGAACACCAAAGGCAAATTCATGATAGTTACCGGCGGCGGGCCCGGCATAATGGAAGCCGCCAACCGCGGATCCTACGAAGCGGGCGTCAAGAGCATCGGGCTTAACATAACACTGCCGCACGAGCAGGGCCCGAACCCTTATGTGTCGCCGGATTTCGCGTTCCGGTTCCATTATTTCGCGATCCGCAAGATGCATTTCATGATGCGGTCAAAAGCGCTGGTGGTATTCCCCGGCGGGTTCGGCACGTTTGACGAACTGTTCGAGGCGATGACACTGGTACAGACCGAAAAGAAACGCCGGTTCCCGATCATTCTGGTCGGAAAGAAATACTGGACCGATGTGATCAATTTCAAGAAACTGGTTGACTACGGCGTTATCAACGCCGAAGACGTCAATCTGTTCCGGTTTGCGGAAACGGGCAAGGAAGCGTGGAACATAATCGCCGAACATCACGATCTGTGA